In Paraburkholderia caribensis, a single window of DNA contains:
- a CDS encoding efflux RND transporter permease subunit, with protein MWIVRLALRRPYTFVVLALLLIIGPLTILRTPTDIFPNIDIPVLSVIWTYNGLPADEMEKRIVLNYERGLSVAVNDIEHVESTSLNGIAVVKIFFQPHANINEALAQVTALSQTQLRSLPPGITPPNILRYNASTVPILRLSLSSPSLTEQELFDYGNNFLKTQLATVPGASAPLPYGGKQRQIMVDIDSRKLQERNLSPMDVVNSITAQNLIVPTGTAKIGSTEYSVQMNASPDSLAGLNNIPIKSGPNGTIYIRDVAHVRDGYQPQTNIVRVDGQRASLLTINKSGNTSTLEIVDRIKTMMPALRNLVPESLNIDPVADQSLFVRASVQGVLREALIAACLTGLMILLFLGNWRATLIIAVSIPLSMITSIIALSALGETINIMTLGGLALAVGILVDDATVAIENISHQLEQGKNLEQAILDGAHQIAIPTLVSTLSICIVFVPMFLLTGVAHYLFIPLAEAVVFAMLASYFFSRTLVPTLAKYLLRHHHRPADFHHSHETRNPFMRVHLAFERGFANVRGRYRAFLVARVARPGIFVTGFLACCLLSLLLMPFLGRDFFPAVDAGTIALHLRAKTGMRVEETAVVTDRVDARIRELIPRGELHSIIDNIGLPVSGINLSYSATGTIGTSDADILISLNPDHKPTAEYVRTLRRTLTDEFPGVQFAFLPADIVSQTLNFGMPSPIDVQIVGRDVPGNRAFAATLLDKLRAIPGFADARIQQPSDLPRIFVDVDRTRAQQAGFTQKDVASNLLITLSGSQQTTPTFWLNPRNGVSYNVITEAPQYTIDSLQSLANIPLNANGHTNILGALSTMRREAGNAVLTHYNAQTTIDIYGTADGRDLGAVSDDIQKIIADTKAQLPKGSSIELRGQVQTMNDSFSGLFTGLVFAIVLVYLLIVVNFQSWLDPFIIITGLPGALAGIVWMLFLTHTTLSIPALTGAIMCIGIATANSILVVSFAREQLLEHGDATRAAIEAGFTRFRPVLMTALAMVIGMVPMAIGLGEGGEQNAPLGRAVIGGLTIGTVATLVFVPVVFSMIYRRLSGRRARAAAHVVQKPQ; from the coding sequence ATGTGGATCGTTCGTCTCGCGCTGCGGCGCCCCTATACGTTTGTCGTGCTCGCGCTGCTGCTGATCATCGGCCCGCTGACGATCCTGCGCACGCCTACCGACATCTTCCCGAACATCGACATTCCCGTGCTGTCGGTGATCTGGACGTACAACGGCCTGCCTGCCGACGAGATGGAAAAGCGCATCGTGCTGAACTACGAGCGGGGGCTATCCGTCGCGGTGAACGATATCGAGCACGTCGAATCGACTTCGCTGAACGGCATCGCCGTCGTCAAGATTTTCTTCCAGCCGCACGCGAACATCAACGAAGCGCTCGCACAAGTCACGGCGCTGTCGCAAACGCAGCTGCGCTCGCTGCCGCCCGGCATCACGCCGCCGAACATACTGCGCTACAACGCGTCCACGGTGCCGATCCTGCGGCTGTCGCTGTCGTCGCCGTCGCTCACCGAACAGGAACTGTTCGACTACGGTAATAACTTCCTGAAGACGCAGCTCGCGACCGTACCGGGCGCGTCGGCGCCGCTGCCGTACGGTGGCAAGCAGCGTCAGATCATGGTCGATATCGATTCGCGCAAGCTGCAGGAGCGCAATCTGTCGCCGATGGATGTGGTGAATTCGATCACCGCACAGAACCTGATCGTGCCGACGGGCACCGCGAAAATCGGCTCGACGGAATACTCGGTGCAGATGAATGCGAGCCCCGATTCGCTCGCAGGCCTGAACAACATTCCCATCAAATCGGGGCCGAACGGCACCATCTACATTCGCGACGTCGCGCATGTGCGCGACGGTTATCAGCCGCAGACCAACATCGTGCGCGTGGACGGCCAGCGCGCATCGCTGTTGACCATCAACAAAAGCGGCAATACGTCCACGCTGGAGATCGTCGATCGCATCAAGACCATGATGCCGGCGCTGCGCAATCTCGTGCCGGAGTCGCTGAACATCGATCCCGTCGCGGACCAGTCGCTGTTCGTGCGCGCTTCCGTGCAAGGCGTGCTGCGCGAAGCACTGATCGCCGCGTGCCTGACGGGCCTGATGATTCTGCTGTTCCTCGGCAACTGGCGCGCAACGCTGATCATTGCGGTGTCGATTCCGCTGTCGATGATCACGTCGATCATCGCGCTGTCCGCGCTCGGCGAAACGATCAACATCATGACCCTGGGCGGGCTGGCGCTCGCCGTCGGTATTCTGGTCGACGACGCGACGGTCGCGATCGAGAACATCAGTCATCAGCTCGAACAGGGCAAGAACCTCGAACAGGCGATTCTCGACGGCGCGCATCAGATCGCGATTCCAACACTGGTTTCCACGCTGTCGATCTGTATCGTGTTCGTGCCGATGTTCCTGCTGACGGGCGTCGCGCACTATCTGTTCATTCCCCTCGCCGAAGCCGTCGTGTTTGCCATGCTGGCTTCGTACTTCTTCTCGAGAACGCTGGTGCCGACGCTGGCGAAGTATCTGCTGCGCCATCACCATCGTCCCGCCGACTTCCATCATTCGCATGAAACGCGCAACCCGTTCATGCGCGTGCACCTCGCGTTCGAGCGCGGCTTTGCGAATGTGCGCGGGCGTTATCGCGCGTTTCTCGTGGCGCGCGTTGCGCGGCCCGGCATCTTCGTGACGGGCTTTCTCGCGTGCTGTCTGCTGTCGCTGCTGCTGATGCCGTTCCTTGGCCGCGACTTCTTTCCTGCCGTCGATGCCGGCACGATCGCGCTGCATCTGCGCGCAAAGACGGGCATGCGTGTCGAAGAAACGGCTGTCGTCACCGATCGCGTCGATGCGCGCATCCGCGAGCTGATTCCGCGCGGCGAACTGCATTCGATCATCGACAACATCGGCCTGCCCGTATCGGGCATCAACCTGTCCTACAGCGCGACGGGCACGATCGGCACCTCGGATGCCGACATCCTGATCAGCCTGAACCCCGATCACAAGCCCACAGCCGAGTACGTGCGCACATTGCGCCGCACGCTGACCGACGAATTCCCAGGCGTGCAGTTCGCATTCCTTCCTGCGGATATCGTCAGTCAGACGCTGAACTTCGGCATGCCGTCGCCGATCGACGTTCAGATCGTGGGGCGCGACGTGCCGGGCAATCGCGCGTTCGCCGCGACGCTGCTCGACAAACTGCGCGCGATACCGGGCTTTGCAGATGCGCGCATCCAGCAGCCTTCCGATCTGCCGCGCATCTTCGTCGATGTCGATCGCACGCGCGCGCAACAGGCGGGCTTCACGCAGAAGGACGTGGCGAGCAATCTGCTGATCACGCTGTCCGGCAGCCAGCAGACCACGCCGACGTTCTGGCTCAATCCCCGCAATGGCGTCAGTTACAACGTGATAACGGAAGCGCCGCAATACACGATCGATTCGCTGCAATCGCTCGCGAACATCCCGCTGAACGCGAACGGCCACACCAACATTCTCGGCGCGCTGTCGACGATGCGGCGCGAAGCAGGCAACGCCGTGCTCACGCACTACAACGCGCAGACCACTATCGATATCTACGGCACCGCCGACGGCCGCGATCTCGGCGCCGTCTCGGACGATATCCAGAAGATCATCGCCGACACCAAGGCACAATTGCCGAAGGGCTCGTCGATCGAATTGCGCGGCCAGGTGCAGACGATGAACGACTCGTTCTCGGGCCTGTTCACCGGCCTCGTGTTTGCGATCGTGCTGGTGTATCTGCTGATCGTCGTGAATTTTCAGTCGTGGCTCGATCCGTTCATCATCATCACGGGTTTGCCGGGCGCGCTGGCGGGTATCGTGTGGATGCTGTTTCTCACGCATACCACGCTGTCCATTCCGGCGTTGACGGGCGCGATCATGTGTATCGGCATCGCGACGGCGAACTCGATTCTCGTCGTCAGCTTCGCGCGCGAGCAGTTGCTCGAACATGGCGATGCGACGCGCGCCGCGATCGAAGCGGGCTTCACGCGCTTTCGCCCCGTGCTGATGACGGCGCTCGCGATGGTGATCGGCATGGTGCCGATGGCCATCGGCCTCGGCGAAGGCGGCGAGCAGAATGCGCCGCTCGGGCGCGCGGTGATCGGCGGGTTGACCATCGGCACAGTTGCGACGCTGGTGTTCGTGCCCGTGGTGTTTTCGATGATCTATCGACGGCTGTCTGGAAGACGCGCACGCGCTGCCGCGCATGTGGTCCAGAAGCCGCAATAA
- a CDS encoding serine/threonine protein kinase — protein sequence MNEDTPEIPTPQNGHAVPFARLTPEVVLDALDSVLDTVGVRTDGRMLPLNSYENRVYQVGVEDGPPVVAKFYRPQRWTGEAILEEHAFVAELCEREIPAVPARTLDGRTLHTFDGFRFSIFERRGGRAPDLDRKDTLEWLGRFIGRIHAVGQTVNYTARPTLDIHTFGYEPRDYLLSQSFVPADVRVAWEAVVNMALEGVEQAFERAGDVRQLRMHGDCHPSNVLWTDAGPHFVDFDDSRMGPAIQDLWLLLPGERNEASRALTDLLAGYEDFCDFDQRELHLIEALRTLRLIHYSAWLARRWDDPAFPVAFPWFNTQRYWEDRILELREQIGAMQEGPLWPV from the coding sequence ATGAACGAAGACACTCCCGAGATTCCCACCCCGCAGAACGGCCATGCCGTTCCCTTTGCCCGCCTTACGCCGGAAGTCGTGCTGGATGCGCTCGATAGCGTGCTGGACACGGTAGGCGTGCGCACGGACGGGCGCATGCTGCCGCTCAACAGTTACGAGAATCGCGTGTATCAGGTCGGCGTCGAAGACGGGCCGCCCGTTGTCGCGAAGTTCTACCGGCCGCAGCGCTGGACCGGCGAAGCGATTCTCGAAGAGCATGCCTTCGTCGCGGAACTGTGCGAGCGGGAGATTCCCGCCGTGCCGGCGCGCACGCTCGACGGCCGAACGCTGCACACATTCGACGGCTTCCGCTTTTCCATCTTCGAGCGGCGCGGCGGCCGTGCGCCCGATCTCGACCGCAAGGACACGCTCGAATGGCTCGGGCGGTTTATCGGGCGCATTCATGCCGTTGGGCAAACGGTGAACTACACGGCGCGTCCGACGCTCGACATCCATACCTTCGGCTACGAGCCGCGCGACTATCTGCTCTCGCAAAGCTTCGTGCCCGCCGACGTGCGCGTCGCGTGGGAAGCCGTTGTCAACATGGCGCTCGAAGGCGTCGAGCAGGCCTTCGAACGCGCGGGTGACGTGCGCCAGTTGCGCATGCACGGCGACTGTCATCCGAGCAATGTGCTGTGGACCGACGCCGGCCCGCATTTCGTCGATTTCGACGACAGCCGCATGGGCCCCGCCATTCAGGACCTGTGGCTGCTGCTTCCGGGCGAGCGCAACGAGGCGTCGCGCGCGTTGACGGATCTGCTCGCGGGCTATGAGGACTTCTGCGACTTCGATCAGCGCGAACTGCATCTGATCGAAGCGTTGCGGACCTTGCGGCTGATTCACTACTCGGCGTGGCTCGCGCGTCGTTGGGACGATCCGGCGTTTCCCGTCGCATTCCCCTGGTTCAACACGCAGCGCTATTGGGAAGACCGTATCCTCGAGTTGCGCGAGCAGATCGGTGCGATGCAGGAAGGGCCGCTCTGGCCGGTGTGA
- a CDS encoding DUF3857 domain-containing transglutaminase family protein — protein MRLFTIFRIAMACCAFCTGAARAADQPADNPGLTTPNAATAAPIEPYTNERETQTFTVNADGSYTKIDEMTLRVNNEAGVARVAQYYIWFNRNMASVDILEAYTTSADGKRHDVRPEQIRDVQEARSFDAPMFQDILEKVIVFPAVEPGARVHLKYRKTQMQPIVPGHFSDFTPPDLAPTHHFRLVYDLPAGKPLYADARGFVALPPSTKNGRTRYEFRYDKAHFARLEYGSIAYVSYGDRLMVSTFPDYAAFAAKYRESAVDASVNDPAIVGLARSLTAGDPTPRAKAGTLYDWVRKNVRYVAVNIGRGAVVPHRATDILTLRYGDCKDHVALYGALLDAVGIRNEPALISSGTIYTLPDVPGYGVLNHVITWLPELQLYADSTAPNVEFGYLPSTDMNRPVVLVNDGVLSRTPSTATMSRTTDLSINVARDGSATFVYRLESAGWAAEQGRALLRMQTPAQREESLQAELRFVNLSGTATLSTSNLNATDGPLSLTMKGKLEDFVVPGTAASIPALTSFVGGFQSDARYWLGERQRTQPFVCRNVELHERTQIALPANFRVLDVPEAMAARNLFIDYRSTYSYDASTNVITVTRDGTTRFASEVCSPEDFTQMRAGIETIGRDVRAQVIVRSTLADAARGASATLSAPPRVIAGSPVRVQSAD, from the coding sequence ATGCGCCTTTTCACGATCTTCCGTATCGCGATGGCCTGTTGCGCCTTCTGCACAGGCGCAGCCCGCGCTGCCGACCAACCGGCTGACAACCCGGGCCTGACGACACCGAACGCCGCAACGGCCGCGCCCATCGAGCCATACACGAACGAACGCGAAACGCAGACCTTCACGGTGAACGCCGATGGCTCCTACACGAAGATCGACGAAATGACGCTGCGTGTGAACAACGAAGCGGGCGTCGCGCGCGTCGCGCAGTACTACATCTGGTTCAACCGCAACATGGCGAGCGTCGACATTCTGGAGGCGTATACGACATCCGCCGACGGCAAACGCCACGACGTGCGCCCCGAGCAGATTCGCGACGTGCAGGAAGCGCGTTCGTTCGACGCGCCGATGTTTCAGGACATCCTCGAAAAGGTGATCGTGTTTCCCGCCGTCGAACCGGGTGCGCGCGTGCACCTGAAGTATCGGAAGACGCAGATGCAGCCGATCGTGCCGGGCCATTTCAGCGACTTCACGCCGCCCGATCTCGCACCGACCCATCACTTCCGCCTCGTCTACGACCTGCCCGCCGGCAAGCCGCTTTACGCCGATGCACGCGGCTTCGTCGCGCTACCGCCGTCGACGAAAAACGGCCGCACGCGTTATGAGTTCCGCTACGACAAGGCGCATTTCGCGCGGCTCGAATATGGATCGATTGCGTATGTGAGCTATGGCGACCGGCTAATGGTCTCGACGTTTCCCGACTACGCCGCGTTCGCCGCGAAGTACCGCGAATCGGCCGTCGATGCGAGCGTCAACGACCCGGCGATCGTCGGACTGGCCCGCTCACTCACTGCCGGCGATCCGACGCCGCGTGCCAAAGCCGGGACGCTCTATGACTGGGTGCGCAAGAACGTGCGCTATGTCGCCGTCAACATTGGACGCGGTGCGGTCGTGCCGCATCGCGCGACCGATATCCTCACACTGCGCTATGGCGACTGCAAGGACCACGTCGCGCTGTATGGCGCGCTGCTCGACGCCGTCGGCATTCGCAACGAACCGGCGCTGATCAGTAGCGGCACGATCTACACGCTGCCCGACGTGCCCGGCTACGGCGTGTTGAATCACGTGATCACGTGGCTGCCCGAACTTCAGCTATACGCCGATTCGACCGCGCCGAACGTCGAGTTCGGCTATCTGCCGTCGACCGACATGAACCGCCCCGTCGTGCTCGTCAACGACGGCGTGCTGTCGCGCACACCGTCGACGGCCACGATGTCGCGCACCACCGATCTGTCGATCAACGTCGCGCGCGATGGCTCCGCGACCTTCGTCTACCGGCTGGAATCCGCGGGTTGGGCCGCCGAGCAGGGCCGCGCGCTGCTGCGCATGCAAACGCCCGCGCAGCGCGAAGAGTCGCTGCAGGCGGAACTGCGCTTCGTGAACCTCTCGGGAACGGCAACGCTGTCGACCAGCAACCTCAACGCGACGGACGGCCCCCTGTCGCTCACGATGAAAGGCAAACTTGAAGACTTCGTCGTGCCTGGCACGGCCGCGTCGATTCCGGCGCTCACGAGCTTCGTCGGCGGATTTCAGTCGGACGCGCGCTACTGGCTCGGCGAACGGCAGCGCACGCAGCCTTTCGTGTGCCGCAATGTCGAGTTGCACGAGCGCACGCAGATTGCGCTGCCCGCAAATTTTCGCGTGCTCGATGTGCCGGAAGCGATGGCCGCGCGAAACCTTTTCATCGACTACCGCTCGACGTATTCGTATGACGCGAGCACGAATGTCATCACGGTGACGCGTGACGGGACCACGCGTTTCGCCAGCGAAGTCTGCTCGCCTGAAGATTTCACGCAGATGCGCGCGGGCATCGAAACGATTGGCCGCGACGTGCGCGCGCAAGTGATCGTGCGCTCGACGCTTGCGGATGCGGCACGCGGCGCGTCCGCGACGCTCTCGGCGCCACCGCGTGTGATCGCCGGATCGCCGGTCCGCGTTCAATCCGCCGACTGA
- a CDS encoding PepSY-associated TM helix domain-containing protein, with product MNAPESIELKPVARAGGMSAAVQQLDADELAARRQRSRRANFIKWLRKVHGWVGLWGAVLGLLFGVTGFLLNHRAGPLKVSSGEPQVEQLQIALPQKGFKSPGEMAHWLKDELHIDGKPGRARREPAHPVAWGDQSAVQPEFWQIGIAAPGQNVQAEYWVGNSFVSVKRTQNSFLGTMNNLHKGVGLSVGWVLLIDTIAGSLILLSLTGVLLWTELNKRRTVGVVLVGGSIVAAVVCGVM from the coding sequence ATGAACGCGCCCGAATCGATCGAACTGAAGCCTGTCGCCCGCGCGGGCGGGATGTCCGCCGCCGTCCAGCAGCTGGACGCGGACGAACTGGCCGCGCGGCGTCAGCGCTCGCGGCGCGCGAATTTCATCAAGTGGCTGCGCAAGGTGCACGGCTGGGTCGGGCTATGGGGCGCCGTGCTCGGGCTGCTGTTTGGTGTGACGGGCTTTCTGCTGAATCACCGCGCGGGACCGCTGAAGGTGTCGTCAGGCGAGCCACAGGTCGAGCAGTTGCAAATCGCGTTGCCGCAGAAGGGTTTCAAGTCGCCCGGCGAGATGGCGCACTGGCTGAAGGATGAACTGCATATCGACGGCAAGCCGGGCAGGGCGCGGCGCGAGCCCGCGCACCCGGTGGCATGGGGCGATCAAAGCGCCGTACAGCCGGAGTTCTGGCAGATCGGGATCGCCGCGCCGGGGCAGAACGTGCAGGCCGAGTATTGGGTGGGCAACAGCTTCGTGTCGGTGAAGCGCACACAAAACTCGTTTCTCGGCACGATGAACAACCTGCATAAGGGCGTTGGCTTGAGCGTCGGCTGGGTGCTGTTGATCGATACGATCGCGGGCAGTCTGATTCTGCTTTCGCTGACGGGCGTGCTGCTATGGACGGAACTCAACAAGCGACGGACCGTGGGTGTGGTGCTGGTTGGCGGGTCGATTGTGGCGGCGGTGGTGTGTGGGGTGATGTGA
- a CDS encoding XdhC family protein, with translation MDSVDLEVLKSSARWLEQGHRALLVTVVKTWGSSPRPEGAMLVVRDDGAVVGSVSGGCIEDDLIDRVRQRGIEQTKPEAVKYGISAEEAHRFGLPCGGTIQLVLEPLTEASGIAALCDAVEDGRLVARTLDMETGVARLGPAQATDGVDFNEQRLLTIHGPRYRMLVIGAGQLSRYLCNIAVGLDYQVTVCDPREEYTDEWDVPGTKVVRTMPDDTVLEMKLDERCAVIALTHDPKLDDLALMEALKTPAFYVGALGSRRNNAARRERLKEFDLTETELARLHGPVGIYIGSRTPPEIAVSILAEVTAAKNGVSLPTLLQVEGAKAAREIAASGGAACSIPE, from the coding sequence ATGGACAGCGTGGATCTCGAAGTCCTGAAGTCCAGCGCGCGCTGGCTCGAACAGGGACATCGTGCGCTACTCGTGACGGTCGTGAAGACGTGGGGCTCGTCGCCGCGTCCCGAGGGCGCGATGCTGGTCGTGCGCGACGATGGCGCAGTGGTCGGCTCGGTGTCGGGCGGCTGTATCGAAGACGATCTGATTGATCGCGTGCGTCAGCGCGGAATCGAGCAAACAAAGCCCGAAGCCGTGAAATACGGCATTTCGGCTGAAGAGGCGCATCGCTTTGGTTTGCCGTGCGGCGGCACCATTCAGCTCGTGCTGGAGCCTTTGACAGAGGCGAGCGGCATCGCCGCGCTGTGCGATGCCGTCGAAGATGGACGGCTCGTTGCGCGCACGCTCGATATGGAAACGGGTGTCGCGCGTTTGGGTCCCGCACAAGCAACGGATGGCGTCGACTTCAACGAACAACGTCTGCTGACGATACACGGCCCGCGTTACCGGATGCTGGTGATCGGCGCCGGGCAACTGTCGCGCTATCTGTGCAATATCGCGGTCGGGCTCGATTATCAGGTGACGGTGTGCGATCCGCGCGAAGAGTACACGGATGAATGGGACGTGCCGGGCACTAAGGTCGTTCGTACGATGCCCGACGATACCGTGCTCGAAATGAAGCTCGATGAGCGCTGCGCCGTGATCGCGCTCACCCATGATCCGAAGCTCGACGATCTTGCGCTGATGGAGGCGTTGAAAACGCCTGCGTTTTATGTCGGCGCGTTGGGTTCGCGGCGCAACAACGCGGCGCGGCGCGAAAGGCTCAAGGAGTTCGATCTCACCGAGACGGAACTCGCAAGACTGCATGGGCCCGTGGGGATTTATATCGGCAGCAGAACCCCGCCTGAAATCGCTGTGTCGATTCTTGCCGAAGTCACGGCGGCCAAGAATGGCGTGTCGCTGCCGACGCTGCTGCAAGTCGAAGGTGCCAAGGCGGCGCGTGAGATTGCGGCGAGTGGTGGCGCGGCTTGTAGTATTCCGGAGTAG
- a CDS encoding CoxG family protein codes for MELTETHTLPVPQQRAWEALNDTEILRASIPGCDSIEPDGENAYAVALSAAVGPVKARFKGRMELTDIDAPHTYTIVFEGQGGAAGFGKGQTHVTLEPDGDDATKLTYTATAQVGGKLAQIGSRLVDGAARKLAGEFFRRLGEQLTGGGGGVQAESVESGDTANPVEDSEAATDSSGEEPKRKKSWTAWISKS; via the coding sequence ATGGAGCTGACCGAAACCCACACGCTACCCGTGCCGCAGCAGCGCGCATGGGAAGCGCTGAACGACACGGAGATTCTGCGCGCATCGATTCCCGGCTGCGACAGCATCGAACCGGACGGCGAGAACGCGTACGCCGTCGCATTGAGCGCGGCGGTCGGACCCGTAAAGGCGCGCTTCAAGGGCCGCATGGAACTCACCGATATCGACGCGCCTCATACCTATACGATCGTGTTCGAAGGACAGGGCGGCGCGGCTGGCTTCGGTAAAGGGCAAACGCACGTGACGCTCGAACCCGACGGCGACGACGCGACGAAGCTCACCTACACGGCAACGGCGCAAGTCGGCGGCAAGCTTGCGCAGATCGGCTCGCGGCTCGTCGATGGCGCGGCGCGCAAGCTCGCTGGCGAGTTTTTCAGGCGCCTCGGCGAGCAATTGACGGGCGGCGGTGGCGGCGTGCAGGCAGAATCCGTCGAATCAGGCGACACTGCGAATCCTGTCGAAGACAGCGAAGCTGCCACCGACAGCAGTGGCGAGGAACCGAAGAGGAAGAAATCATGGACAGCGTGGATCTCGAAGTCCTGA
- a CDS encoding vWA domain-containing protein gives MMPVSDPGSATLARNVVHFVRLLRGAGLPMSPAQAVDALEALRWIDLDRRDDVRAALAALLLRAPDERDLFNAAFDLFWRDPDWEGKLRALLLPKVTSGIPPPKRNNRLADALAAHHAKQRKQTAQAADKEQHELHAHVTFSAEERLRHRDFDTLTADEWRTLRHLIRAQRLPLAMEPTRRLKAASCGTHADLRASARHAVRAGGDWTVWKYRAVVARKPPLVLLLDISGSMSSYSRAVLYFCHALLQSRERLQVFLFGTRLTNATRALKERDPDVAIAALADQVVDWSGGTRIGAALAEFNRRWARRVLTGRATVLLVTDGLDHEAIDVLETEMARLRRFAHRIVWLNPLLRYREFSPKARGVQAMLPFVDAHKPVHNLDSLAAFGRDLAQLTRVSRDAAGAAISGGATSWS, from the coding sequence ATGATGCCCGTCAGCGATCCCGGTTCCGCGACGCTCGCGCGCAACGTCGTGCACTTCGTGCGGCTGTTGCGCGGCGCAGGCCTGCCGATGTCGCCCGCACAGGCGGTCGATGCGCTCGAAGCGTTGCGCTGGATCGATCTCGACAGACGCGACGATGTACGTGCGGCGCTCGCCGCGTTGCTGTTGCGCGCGCCCGACGAGCGCGACCTTTTCAACGCCGCGTTCGATCTTTTCTGGCGCGATCCCGATTGGGAAGGCAAGCTGCGCGCATTGCTGCTGCCGAAGGTGACGAGCGGCATCCCGCCGCCCAAACGCAACAACCGGCTCGCCGATGCGCTCGCCGCGCATCACGCGAAGCAGCGCAAGCAAACCGCGCAAGCCGCCGACAAAGAGCAGCATGAACTGCACGCGCACGTGACGTTCAGCGCCGAAGAGCGCCTGCGTCATCGCGATTTCGACACGCTTACCGCAGACGAATGGCGCACGCTGCGGCATCTGATTCGCGCGCAGCGTCTGCCGCTCGCGATGGAGCCGACGCGCCGGCTGAAAGCGGCGTCGTGCGGCACGCATGCGGATCTGCGCGCGAGCGCGCGGCATGCCGTGCGCGCGGGCGGCGACTGGACGGTGTGGAAATATCGCGCGGTGGTCGCGCGCAAACCGCCGCTCGTGCTGCTGCTCGATATTTCCGGCTCGATGAGCAGCTATTCGCGCGCCGTGCTGTACTTCTGCCATGCGCTGCTGCAATCGCGCGAACGCTTGCAGGTGTTTCTGTTCGGCACGCGTCTCACCAACGCGACGCGCGCGCTAAAAGAACGCGATCCCGATGTCGCGATTGCCGCGCTTGCGGATCAGGTGGTCGACTGGTCGGGCGGCACGCGCATCGGCGCGGCGCTCGCCGAATTCAACCGCCGCTGGGCACGCAGAGTGCTGACAGGCAGGGCAACCGTGCTGCTTGTCACCGACGGCCTCGATCATGAGGCGATCGACGTGCTCGAAACCGAAATGGCCCGCCTGCGCCGATTCGCGCATCGCATCGTGTGGCTTAATCCGTTGTTGCGTTACCGCGAGTTCTCGCCGAAGGCGCGCGGCGTGCAGGCGATGCTGCCGTTCGTCGATGCGCACAAGCCGGTTCACAATCTCGACAGCCTGGCTGCATTCGGCCGCGATCTCGCGCAATTGACGCGCGTATCCCGCGATGCCGCAGGGGCTGCGATATCTGGAGGAGCGACGTCATGGAGCTGA
- a CDS encoding AAA family ATPase: MQPASIDDTLAQLNAQGYFASRELATALFLALRMERPLFVEGEPGVGKTELAKAAAGMLGTSMLRLQCYEGLDTASALYEWDYPRQIMALRLAEAAGEKPDSSTLYRGEFLLKRPLLQALMPDEHHPGARRVLLIDEIDRADEPFEAFLLELLSDFQVSIPEYGTVRAEHPPLVVMTSNRTREVHDALKRRCLYQWIGYPERERELAIVAARAPETGAALQRRAVDFVHRLRGMDLFKAPGIAETIDWCRALAALTVTELDPQSVQDTLGVLLKYQDDLARLDAEQIRQCLAAAE, translated from the coding sequence ATGCAGCCCGCTTCAATCGACGACACCCTCGCCCAGCTCAATGCGCAAGGCTACTTCGCCAGCCGCGAACTGGCGACTGCGCTCTTTCTCGCGCTGCGCATGGAACGGCCGCTGTTCGTCGAAGGCGAGCCGGGCGTCGGCAAGACGGAACTGGCCAAGGCAGCGGCGGGCATGCTCGGCACGTCGATGCTGCGGCTGCAATGCTATGAAGGGCTCGACACGGCGAGCGCACTGTACGAATGGGACTATCCGCGGCAGATCATGGCGCTACGGCTCGCCGAAGCGGCCGGCGAGAAGCCCGACAGCAGCACGCTGTATCGCGGCGAGTTTCTGTTGAAGCGGCCTCTGCTGCAGGCGCTCATGCCGGACGAGCATCATCCCGGCGCGCGGCGCGTGCTGCTGATCGACGAAATCGACCGCGCCGACGAGCCGTTCGAGGCATTCCTGCTCGAACTGCTATCGGACTTTCAGGTGTCCATTCCCGAGTACGGCACGGTGCGCGCCGAGCATCCGCCGCTCGTCGTGATGACGTCGAACCGCACGCGCGAAGTGCACGACGCGTTGAAGCGCCGCTGTCTGTATCAGTGGATCGGTTATCCCGAGCGCGAGCGCGAACTGGCGATCGTCGCGGCGCGCGCGCCTGAAACCGGCGCAGCGCTGCAACGCCGCGCCGTCGATTTCGTGCATCGGCTGCGCGGCATGGATCTGTTCAAGGCGCCTGGCATCGCGGAGACGATCGACTGGTGCCGCGCACTCGCCGCGCTCACCGTCACCGAACTCGATCCGCAATCGGTGCAGGACACGCTCGGCGTACTGCTCAAGTATCAGGACGATCTCGCGCGACTCGACGCCGAACAGATCCGCCAATGTCTTGCGGCGGCGGAGTAG